The Syntrophorhabdus sp. DNA segment GAGACCGTCGGGGTAGCCATTGCCGTTCCAGAGTTCGTGGTGGTGCCTGACGATCTCCAGGAACTGATCGTTGACATAACCGAGCCGCTTCAGGGAGGCAACGCTTTCGAGGACATACTTCTCCACGAACTTGATCTCCTGTTCCGTGAGGCTGGCCTGGCGGTTCAGGATGTGATGGGGTATGGCCTCCTTGCCGATGTCCTGAAGGAACCCGGCCTGCAGTATGTTCAGTTTCAGGTCCTCGTTGAGGTTGAGACGGTCCGCAAGGGCATAGGAGAGCATGGCGACAAGGAGTCCGCGCCCTATGGAACCGTCCAGAGATTCCACGGCAAGGACAAGGTCCACCGGCACCTTGATCGCCGCCTCCACTTCCCTGTACCGCTCCGATACGGCCCGGGGGATAACGCTGTGGTCGTGCCAGCGGCTCTTTATGCTCCTGACCTCGTACACAGCGATCTTGTGGAGTTTTCCCTTGAGCTGGAACTTCTCGAACTCGTCCCTTTTGAGATTCGCATCGGCATAGGCAAGCCTCAAGTCCGTGGAATCCGGATCGAGGGCAAGGGCCCGCTCAAAACAGGAGATGGCGGCGGAGGCATCGTGGAGACCGAAGTGCACCTTCCCCATCTGGTAAAGGAGCTGCGAACTCTCTCCTTCCTGTGCGAGATTGTGCTCAAGGATGCTGAGTTCCTCGAGGAGGGCCTTGTCGCTCTGCCGGCTGTACCCCATATTACGCAGCTTCTTCACGTTAACGAAGGGTTCGACGAAATTGAAGGTGTACTCGTCGACGTATATCCGTTCAGGCTCGCAAATCTCCTCAAGGCGCTTCGCGACGTTGACACGGTCCCCTATGGCACTGTAAGCCTGTCTGTGGACACCCATCATGCCGACGATCGTGTATCCCGTGGCGATGCCGATGCGCAGCTTCCAGGGAAGGCCCATATCCTTGATCCTTTCCTGCATCTTTATTGCCGCAAGCACAGCCATCAGGGCGTGCTGGGCATAGTCGACGGGCGCGCCGAACTCGACCATGACGCCGTCACCCATGTATTTGTCTATATGGCCGCGAAAAAGCTCGATGACGGGCTCGATGGACCCGATAAAGCGGTTCAGTTCGTCAAGGACGATATCGGGGGGGTTCTGATCGGAATAGGCGGTGAAGTCCGTAAGATCGCAGAACATGATGCTGATCTCCCGCTTTTCTATCCTGAGCTTTCCTTCCGTCGCCAGCTTTGCGACGACGGGGTCCATCGTGGTGTAGAGGGTC contains these protein-coding regions:
- a CDS encoding HD domain-containing protein yields the protein MTIDPEKDAGPSIPRKDVFRDAPDFEVADAFGVTLALRFRNFMIRHLELVFVLLIAVLVCAIFFILPYRFAFLNLFYLPVLLAAYILGKRKAFYASLNIIVIVGVTALIRPEWFAVGGNVTSTLIMIVIWGGFLVLTSAGIGSLQEKLAKGFEETKRLYEELKRSRVAEEMKEKVEKTLYTTMDPVVAKLATEGKLRIEKREISIMFCDLTDFTAYSDQNPPDIVLDELNRFIGSIEPVIELFRGHIDKYMGDGVMVEFGAPVDYAQHALMAVLAAIKMQERIKDMGLPWKLRIGIATGYTIVGMMGVHRQAYSAIGDRVNVAKRLEEICEPERIYVDEYTFNFVEPFVNVKKLRNMGYSRQSDKALLEELSILEHNLAQEGESSQLLYQMGKVHFGLHDASAAISCFERALALDPDSTDLRLAYADANLKRDEFEKFQLKGKLHKIAVYEVRSIKSRWHDHSVIPRAVSERYREVEAAIKVPVDLVLAVESLDGSIGRGLLVAMLSYALADRLNLNEDLKLNILQAGFLQDIGKEAIPHHILNRQASLTEQEIKFVEKYVLESVASLKRLGYVNDQFLEIVRHHHELWNGNGYPDGLKGEEIPIGARITAVAEAYSAMTSWRPYRGPWDVRLALNEIRKNTEKGFYDPQVVDVLLEVLKFDASLVDSGEVSSAGNA